In Candidatus Sedimenticola sp. (ex Thyasira tokunagai), the following proteins share a genomic window:
- a CDS encoding sodium:solute symporter family protein encodes MELQTLTYIVVGMTFTLYIGIAVWARASTTGEFYAAGRGIHPVANGMATAADWMSAASFISMAGLIAFKGYDASIFLMGWTGGYVLLAMLLAPYLRKFGKFTVPEFIGDRYYSQTARIVAVICLIVASITYVIGQMKGIGVAFSRFLETEFETGLFTGMAIVFFYAVLGGMKGITYTQIAQYCVLIFAYTVPAIFISLNLTGNPIPQLGLWGSLSDGTPLLQKLDMTLVELGFNEYTAQKGGTLNMVLYTFSLMIGTAGLPHVIIRFFTVPKVRDARASAGWALVFIGILYTTAPAVGSMAFFNLAKTVQPGPVAAADGALQYEARPQWFKNWETTGLLKFNDKNGDGRIQYRNGDTNELKVDRDIMVLANPEIAKLPNWVIALVAAGGLAAALSTAAGLLLAISTSISHDLLKGIFRPDISEKNELLAARVAMAGAILVAGYFGLHPPGFAAQVVALAFGLAASSIFPALMMGIFNKKINNVGAVVGMLAGLGSTLLYIFWFKGWFFIPGTAMAANTTANHFLGIAPEAFGAVGAMINFAAATLVSKVTAPPPAHIQHLVEDIRIPKGAGTATDH; translated from the coding sequence ATGGAACTTCAAACATTAACTTACATTGTCGTTGGCATGACCTTCACGCTCTATATTGGTATCGCAGTCTGGGCCAGGGCATCCACTACCGGCGAGTTCTATGCCGCCGGCCGTGGTATCCACCCTGTAGCCAACGGTATGGCAACCGCAGCCGACTGGATGTCAGCCGCCTCCTTCATCTCAATGGCCGGCCTCATCGCTTTCAAGGGCTACGATGCTTCCATCTTCCTGATGGGCTGGACCGGTGGCTACGTGCTGCTGGCTATGCTGCTGGCACCCTACCTGCGTAAATTCGGCAAGTTTACCGTGCCTGAGTTCATCGGTGATCGTTACTACTCACAGACTGCACGTATTGTTGCTGTAATCTGCCTGATTGTAGCTTCCATCACCTATGTTATCGGGCAGATGAAGGGTATTGGTGTTGCCTTCTCCCGCTTCCTCGAGACTGAGTTCGAAACCGGCCTCTTTACCGGTATGGCTATCGTCTTCTTCTATGCGGTACTCGGCGGTATGAAGGGTATTACCTACACCCAGATTGCCCAATACTGTGTATTGATTTTCGCCTACACCGTACCGGCTATCTTTATCTCTCTGAACCTCACCGGCAACCCTATTCCGCAGCTCGGACTATGGGGTAGCTTGAGCGACGGTACACCGCTGCTGCAGAAACTCGACATGACACTGGTGGAACTTGGTTTCAACGAGTACACGGCACAGAAGGGCGGCACCCTCAATATGGTGCTCTACACCTTCTCGCTGATGATCGGTACCGCCGGTCTGCCGCATGTGATCATCCGCTTCTTCACTGTACCCAAAGTACGTGATGCTCGTGCATCCGCCGGCTGGGCTCTGGTGTTCATCGGCATCCTCTACACCACCGCCCCTGCGGTAGGCTCCATGGCGTTCTTCAACCTGGCCAAGACAGTACAGCCCGGCCCGGTTGCAGCAGCTGACGGTGCACTGCAGTACGAAGCACGTCCTCAGTGGTTCAAGAACTGGGAGACCACCGGTCTGCTCAAGTTCAACGATAAGAACGGTGACGGGCGTATTCAGTACCGCAATGGTGATACCAATGAGTTGAAGGTTGACCGCGACATCATGGTTCTGGCCAACCCGGAGATTGCCAAGCTGCCCAACTGGGTTATCGCTCTGGTGGCCGCCGGCGGCCTGGCTGCGGCGCTATCTACCGCGGCGGGGCTGCTCCTGGCTATCTCGACATCGATATCACATGACTTGCTGAAGGGTATCTTCAGGCCGGATATCTCGGAGAAGAACGAGTTGCTGGCCGCTCGTGTCGCCATGGCGGGCGCCATTCTGGTGGCAGGTTACTTTGGATTGCATCCACCAGGATTTGCCGCCCAGGTGGTGGCATTGGCGTTTGGTCTGGCAGCGTCCTCGATCTTCCCGGCATTGATGATGGGTATCTTCAACAAAAAGATAAACAACGTCGGTGCTGTGGTAGGTATGCTGGCGGGTCTGGGCTCCACCCTGCTCTACATCTTCTGGTTCAAGGGCTGGTTCTTCATTCCCGGTACCGCAATGGCCGCTAATACCACGGCCAACCACTTCTTGGGTATTGCCCCTGAAGCGTTCGGTGCAGTCGGTGCGATGATCAACTTCGCGGCCGCAACCCTTGTATCCAAGGTAACGGCTCCACCTCCAGCGCATATCCAGCACCTGGTTGAGGATATCCGTATACCGAAAGGTGCGGGTACTGCAACCGACCACTGA
- a CDS encoding DUF4212 domain-containing protein has product MSSTQETSGQAYWKANIRLVLIHLAVWAFVSYFCGIILRPVLSGIPVGGTDLGFWFAQQGSMIVFIVQIFVYTAQMNKLDRQFDVHED; this is encoded by the coding sequence ATGAGTTCAACTCAAGAGACGTCGGGCCAAGCCTATTGGAAGGCTAATATCCGACTTGTACTAATACACTTAGCTGTATGGGCATTCGTGTCCTACTTCTGCGGCATCATCCTACGCCCAGTGCTATCAGGAATCCCTGTCGGTGGTACCGACCTCGGTTTCTGGTTTGCACAGCAAGGTTCCATGATCGTCTTTATCGTGCAGATTTTCGTCTACACGGCCCAGATGAATAAGCTTGATCGTCAATTTGACGTTCACGAAGACTAA
- a CDS encoding hemolysin family protein codes for MDLAFWLELALFIILLLFSGFFSSSETAMFSLNNIHLEQMRRDGNPKIGLIEQMLSEPRRLIVTILIGNEFVNVAASVLSAAMIINLMGADNKLINIFVMVPILLVFGEITPKTLAIKNNIAFATAESRPIDLFARLITPIRWVVRMVSEFFITLIVGKERSKGNIITEDMVRTLVQDAVGKGALDHSEAKFIHQIFELGGKTLEDLITPRADITFIAIDDPLPRILKILRETRQSRIPVYGETRDDIVGILHARDLLEFDLENLDEERGKFLKLLRHPYFVPESKPALELFNTFKERKRSFALTVDEYGGVTGLITMEDLLECIFGDIPSPSDINEQFEVEQLDDKRYRIEGSMPLDDFDSRFGTLFNKREVETIGGLVLNEFGELPAEGEVIVIDEFKLTISKVAQNRIVDLLLEQIPEGDEVKEGGRDSLKASATPEVES; via the coding sequence GTGGATCTGGCATTTTGGCTGGAACTGGCACTCTTTATCATCCTTCTTCTCTTTTCAGGTTTCTTTTCCAGCTCAGAAACCGCGATGTTTTCATTAAACAATATCCACTTGGAGCAGATGCGTCGGGACGGGAACCCGAAGATAGGCTTGATTGAGCAGATGCTGAGTGAGCCCCGTCGGCTGATCGTTACAATCCTTATCGGCAATGAGTTTGTGAATGTTGCCGCCTCAGTGCTTTCCGCGGCTATGATCATCAATCTGATGGGTGCGGATAATAAGCTGATCAACATCTTTGTAATGGTTCCGATTCTACTTGTTTTTGGTGAGATAACGCCCAAGACACTTGCCATCAAAAACAATATCGCCTTTGCCACCGCAGAGAGTCGGCCGATCGATCTTTTTGCCCGATTGATAACGCCGATCCGCTGGGTCGTGAGAATGGTCTCCGAGTTCTTCATCACTCTGATCGTGGGAAAAGAGCGCTCCAAGGGCAATATTATTACAGAAGACATGGTGCGCACCCTGGTTCAGGATGCCGTCGGGAAGGGTGCCCTGGATCACTCTGAAGCGAAATTCATCCACCAGATTTTCGAATTGGGTGGTAAGACTCTGGAAGACCTGATTACCCCCAGAGCGGATATCACCTTTATCGCCATCGATGATCCGTTACCCCGAATTCTAAAAATCCTGCGTGAAACCCGACAGTCAAGAATTCCTGTTTATGGTGAAACCCGTGATGACATCGTGGGGATACTCCACGCACGGGATCTGCTGGAGTTCGATCTGGAAAATCTTGATGAGGAGCGCGGCAAGTTTCTCAAGTTACTGCGGCACCCCTATTTTGTTCCTGAATCAAAACCGGCCCTGGAACTGTTCAATACTTTTAAGGAGCGAAAACGTTCGTTTGCGCTCACCGTGGATGAGTATGGTGGTGTAACCGGGCTGATCACCATGGAAGATCTGCTGGAGTGCATTTTTGGTGACATTCCGAGTCCCTCGGATATTAATGAGCAGTTTGAGGTGGAGCAGTTGGATGATAAGCGCTATCGGATTGAAGGTAGTATGCCGCTTGATGATTTTGACAGCAGGTTTGGGACGCTCTTCAATAAGCGTGAGGTGGAAACCATCGGTGGTCTGGTGCTGAATGAGTTCGGCGAGTTGCCCGCCGAAGGGGAGGTTATTGTCATTGATGAATTCAAGCTCACGATCTCCAAGGTGGCACAGAACAGGATCGTTGATCTACTGCTGGAGCAGATACCGGAGGGTGACGAGGTGAAAGAAGGGGGACGGGATTCCCTGAAGGCGTCTGCGACCCCAGAGGTGGAGAGCTGA
- a CDS encoding hemolysin family protein encodes MDIYLTIFIIVFCLLLEGFFSGSEIGVISADQIKLRHLAAKGSKGAKLALKMLEKPEWLLSVTLVGTNIAVVTNTTMVTALMIHLVGDSGSWMAIAVAAPLIWIFGEIVPKSVFQQKSDQLTPYIIFVLRFFSYLFFPILLVFSFLTRMLTKFSGGDEKNPFTLREEIVTMLHMPSAAAGDIQPVEQNMIRRMFNFSETTVKDIMLPRMEVVAVERGINCGEAKRISAEHAHVRLPVYDERVDRIIGVLHTLELLGADPEQPIASFVRPAVYVTEGKSIRELMAELRTAGTVIAIVVDEFGSAEGIVAIEDIMEEVVEDLEDEYDSHEDGGQMIRQLGDNEYVVNARIALDELCEKLQIELPQGRYITLAGLILDRTHSVPETGTVIKVQEISLVVHRSTAQAISEVRLHW; translated from the coding sequence ATGGATATTTATTTAACAATATTTATCATTGTGTTCTGTCTGCTTCTGGAAGGGTTTTTTTCAGGCTCAGAGATAGGTGTTATCAGTGCAGACCAGATAAAACTCCGCCATCTTGCAGCCAAGGGCTCCAAGGGGGCAAAGCTCGCATTAAAGATGCTGGAGAAACCTGAATGGCTGTTGTCGGTTACGCTGGTGGGGACCAACATCGCGGTGGTCACCAACACCACCATGGTTACCGCACTGATGATTCATCTGGTCGGAGACAGTGGCAGCTGGATGGCCATAGCAGTCGCCGCTCCCCTGATCTGGATCTTTGGTGAGATTGTCCCCAAGAGCGTCTTCCAGCAGAAGTCAGACCAACTTACCCCCTACATCATCTTCGTTCTGCGGTTTTTCTCCTATCTCTTTTTCCCTATTCTCCTCGTTTTTAGTTTTCTTACCCGCATGCTGACAAAATTTTCCGGTGGAGATGAAAAGAACCCCTTTACCTTAAGGGAGGAGATCGTGACCATGCTGCACATGCCTTCGGCCGCTGCAGGCGATATTCAGCCGGTAGAGCAGAATATGATTCGGCGCATGTTCAACTTCTCTGAAACCACGGTAAAGGACATCATGTTACCGCGGATGGAGGTTGTCGCGGTGGAGAGGGGCATCAACTGCGGTGAAGCAAAACGGATCTCGGCTGAACACGCCCATGTCAGATTGCCGGTATACGATGAAAGAGTTGATCGCATAATCGGCGTACTGCATACGCTGGAGCTTCTGGGTGCAGATCCGGAGCAGCCGATTGCCTCCTTTGTTCGACCTGCAGTTTACGTGACAGAAGGCAAAAGCATCAGGGAGCTTATGGCCGAGCTCCGCACAGCGGGGACGGTGATCGCCATTGTTGTGGATGAGTTTGGTAGTGCAGAGGGGATCGTCGCCATCGAGGATATCATGGAGGAGGTGGTTGAGGATCTTGAGGATGAGTATGACAGCCATGAAGATGGCGGTCAGATGATTCGACAGCTGGGTGATAACGAATATGTTGTCAATGCCCGTATAGCCTTGGATGAGTTGTGTGAAAAGCTACAGATTGAACTTCCACAGGGTAGGTATATCACCCTCGCCGGATTGATTCTCGATAGAACCCACAGCGTCCCTGAAACAGGAACTGTCATTAAGGTGCAGGAGATCTCTCTGGTGGTACATCGAAGTACGGCACAGGCAATTTCTGAAGTTCGTCTCCACTGGTAG